A genomic window from Chanodichthys erythropterus isolate Z2021 chromosome 1, ASM2448905v1, whole genome shotgun sequence includes:
- the kdm2ab gene encoding lysine-specific demethylase 2A isoform X2, whose amino-acid sequence MEEESSRYSKRLRTGTRRRYQDDGISDDEIEGKRSFDLEEKLHCNRYNSDLVKIMDGKDFTLEYIQQEGLRDPIIFKKADGLGIKMPDPDFSVSDVKLFVGSRRMVDVMDVTTQKGIEMSMGQWRRYYETPPSEREKLYNVISLEFSHTKLEHLVKRPASVDMIDWVDNMWPRHLKERQRDSTNAIIDMQYPKVQKYCLMSVEGCFTDFHIDFGGTSVWYHIHKGGKVFWLIPPTPQNLELYENWVLSGKQGDIFLGDKATACQRIDLKQGYTFMIPSGWIHAVYTPMDTLVFGGNFLHSFNIPMQLNIYNIEDRTRVPAKFRYPFYFEMCWYVLERYLYCLTNTSHLTPEFQKHSLGIGLKKEDVIKQGGIDGDAGSEEKEDVEVKEEPEDEAALTLPARPGVKVHLTPFELEGLWELLHKLEDLPAHKKCVPAGIRNAPALLSDIRKLLEEHANDDPKLSYTGKPIVKWPKRPSWYQPPPPPLSLLYRPRAPGSGSVMPPVPRPVKPSSSISALRRRRVRCKRCEACLRIECGDCNYCRDMRKFGGPGRLKKSCVLRQCLAPALPLTAVCAICKEGYQESEDFESVQTLMECSECAQITHPECIKVPGEGVINKDLPSCWECPKCVQGKKTESSSSSDEETASNGGRLSGTPAKRAYREGIGVGGLRIGRRGRPPLSTSTPPLTRSRRQPPPSQRLLLQHQQNRKRAGALELQLRKRIKLERNKILQSTSSSVSLSPKLLRQRSLERGGVIRAGPGRSISRGRGMSSCRGRGVRLRGGGRGGGLRERMETEVERDDSVEEEQEERKENGQYNGKENRPQRRGVKAGEDENSDSHRNGESEGSSEGGEPTPSDTSVVLNDDVRGQGSCVTVTLQPSRGRRDPSAIVPKLEANLSSRSLPQNHKALLRPPLRNGAPRSDSPHSPVDRLHLNKSPLSSSHTLTRSTSKHSHVVRSLRSNFKGSPHRLTRERIGKKARSERAKSSDSCPSSTLRPSPEQNGGNEPGWEREVWVSVFRYLTRAELCVCMAVCKSWYKWGCDKRLWTRISLSQCRSISPQALTGIIKRQPVTLDLSGANISKKQLSWLINRLPGLKDLVLSGCNWASVSALSSPSCPLLRSLDLSWADGVKDAQIRDLLNPPGSDNRSQMKNMQCLWLCGLEVTEATLRLIIRHMPLLTRLELSHCPITDGALNLLSAVGSSTRNTLTHLSLAGCSRLTDRCLVYLRRLSCLSVLDLRGCKGVSRQACESFISELSVNALYCLSDDKLIQRIS is encoded by the exons ATGGAAGAGGAGAGTTCACGTTATAGCAAACGCCTG CGGACTGGCACACGGCGGCGTTACCAGGATGATGGAATTTCAGATGATGAGATTGAAGGGAAGAGGTCCTTTGACCTTGAAGAGAAACTCCATTGTAACCGTTACAACTCGGATCTGGTCAAAATTATGGATGGGAAAG ACTTCACCTTGGAGTACATCCAACAGGAGGGACTCCGGGACCCCATTATCTTTAAGAAAGCAGATGGCCTTGGCATAAA GATGCCTGACCCGGACTTTAGTGTCAGTGATGTGAAATTGTTTGTGG GCAGTCGCAGGATGGTCGATGTGATGGATGTGACCACTCAAAAAGGCATTGAGATGTCAATGGGTCAGTGGAGGAGATACTACGAAACGCCGCCATCTGAGCGTGAAAAGCTGTACAATGTCATCAGCCTTGAGTTCAGTCACACAAAACTAGAGCATCTAGTCAAGAGACCTGCCTCA GTTGATATGATTGACTGGGTGGACAACATGTGGCCACGTCATCTtaaagaaagacagagagactCCACGAATGCCATTATAGACATGCAGTACCCTAAAGTACAGAA GTATTGTTTGATGAGTGTTGAAGGATGCTTCACAGATTTCCACATAGACTTTGGTGGTACATCAGTCTGGTATCACATCCACAAGGGAGGGAAG GTGTTCTGGCTAATCCCACCCACACCTCAAAACTTGGAGCTCTATGAGAACTGGGTGTTGTCAGGGAAGCAAGGTGACATCTTTCTTGGCGATAAAGCCACCGCATGCCAACGGATTGATCTAAAGCAAGGCTACACATTCATGATCCCCTCAG ggTGGATCCATGCAGTGTACACTCCGATGGATACTCTGGTGTTTGGGGGTAACTTTCTCCACAGCTTTAACATTCCCATGCAGCTCAACATTTACAACATTGAGGACCGCACACGG GTCCCTGCTAAGTTCCGCTACCCTTTCTACTTTGAGATGTGTTGGTACGTGTTGGAGCGTTACTTGTACTGTCTGACCAACACGTCTCACCTCACACCTGAGTTCCAGAAGCACTCACTGGGCATTG GGCTGAAGAAGGAAGATGTGATCAAACAAGGAGGAATTGACGGTGATGCAGGAAGTGAAGAGAAAGAGGATGTGGAGGTGAAGGAGGAGCCTGAGGATGAGGCAGCACTCACTCTTCCCGCTCGTCCAGGGGTGAAAGTTCACCTGACGCCCTTTGAGCTGGAGGGATTGTGGGAATTACTGCATAAGTTGGAGGATTTGCCAGCACACAAGAAATGTGTTCCAGCAGGCATCAGAAATGCTCCAGCACTGCTCAGTGACATACGG AAGCTGCTAGAGGAACATGCCAATGATGACCCCAAATTGTCTTACACTGGAAAACCAATTGTCAAATGGCCCAAAAGG CCCTCGTGGTATCAGCCGCCACCGCCGCCTCTGTCTCTGCTTTACCGCCCACGTGCTCCCGGTTCAGGCTCTGTGATGCCACCGGTTCCTCGGCCCGTGAAGCCGTCTTCCTCCATCTCAGCTCTGAGACGCAGACGTGTACGCTGCAAACGCTGTGAGGCCTGTCTGCGCATTGAGTGCGGCGACTGCAACTACTGTAGGGATATGAGGAAGTTTGGAGGACCTGGCAGACTCAAGAAGAGCTGTGTTCTTCGACAGTGTCTTGCA CCGGCGCTACCTCTTACTGCAGTATGTGCCATATGTAAGGAAGGCTATCAAGAGTCTGAAGACTTTGAGTCCGTCCAGACGCTCATGGAATGCTCCGAATGCGCTCAGATCACTCATCCAGAATGTATAAAG GTACCCGGAGAGGGTGTTATCAATAAGGACCTTCCCAGTTGTTGGGAGTGTCCAAAATGTGTCCAGGGCAAGAAAACAGAG TCTTCCAGTAGTAGTGACGAGGAGACGGCGTCCAATGGCGGTCGCTTGTCTGGTACTCCAGCTAAGCGAGCATACAGAGAGGGAATTGGGGTGGGGGGCTTGCGTATAGGGCGCAGAGGTCGCCCGCCCCTCTCCACCTCCACCCCGCCTCTGACCCGCTCCAGACGGCAACCGCCCCCTTCCCAGAGACTCCTGCTGCAACACCAGCAAAACAGGAAGAGAGCAGGGGCACTGGAGTTACAGCTCAGGAAAAGA ATAAAATTGGAAAGGAACAAAATCCTCCAGTCG aCCAGTTcgtctgtctctctttctccaaAGCTCCTGCGTCAGCGGAGTCTGGAGAGAGGGGGTGTAATCAGAGCAGGACCTGGCCGGAGTATTTCCCGTGGCCGAGGGATGTCATCCTGTCGCGGAAGAGGGGTACGACTACGTGGCGGTGGAAGAGGTGGAGGTCTGAGAGAAAGAATGGAGACGGAAGTAGAAAGAGATGATTCTGTGGAAGAAGAACAGGAGGAAAGGAAAGAGAACGGACAGTATAATGGTAAAGAGAACCGTCCTCAGAGACGAGGCGTTAAAGCAGGTGAAGACGAGAACAGCGACAGTCATCGAAACGGAGAGAGCGAGGGGAGCAGCGAGGGAGGAGAGCCGACTCCGTCTGATACTTCTGTGGTGCTAAATGATGATGTCAGAGGCCAGGGGTCCTGCGTCACGGTGACGTTACAGCCATCGAGAGGTCGGCGCGACCCAAGCGCCATTGTTCCCAAATTGGAAGCCAACTTGTCTTCTAGAAGCCTTCCGCAAAACCACAAAGCCCTGCTCCGTCCCCCATTGAGAAATGGCGCCCCTCGCTCAGACAGTCCTCATTCGCCTGTGGACAGATTGCACCTAAACAAATCACCTCTTTCATCATCACACACTCTGACGAGGAGCACATCGAAACACTCACACGTGGTGCGGAGTCTGAGATCAAACTTTAAAGGCTCCCCTCACCGGCTAACTCGAGAGAGAATTGGGAAAAAGGCTCGATCGGAAAGGGCAAAGTCATCCGACTCCTGTCCCAGTTCCACCTTACGGCCCTCGCCGGAGCAGAACGGAGGGAACGAGCCAGGCTGGGAGAGAGAGGTTTGGGTGTCCGTGTTCCGCTACTTGACCCGTGCAGAGCTGTGCGTTTGCATGGCCGTTTGCAAGAGTTGGTACAAATG GGGCTGTGACAAGCGTTTATGGACGCGGATCAGTCTGAGCCAGTGCCGCTCTATAAGTCCACAGGCCCTCACAGGCATCATCAAACGGCAGCCTGTCACACTGGACCTCTCCGGGGCCAACATCTCCAAGAAGCAGCTCAGTTGGCTCATCAATCGCCTGCCAG GCCTTAAAGATCTGGTGCTATCAGGGTGTAATTGGGCATCAGTTTCCGCACTGAGCTCTCCAAGCTGTCCTTTACTGCGCTCTTTAGACCTGAGCTGGGCAGACGGAGTCAAGGACGCTCAAATCAGGGATCTGCTGAACCCACCAG GCAGTGATAACCGTTCCCAGATGAAGAATATGCAGTGCTTGTGGCTGTGCGGTCTGGAGGTGACTGAAGCCACGCTGAGGCTGATCATCAGACACATGCCTCTGCTCACACGCCTGGAGCTCTCGCATTGTCCCATCACAGATGGTGCTCTCAACCTCCTCAGCGCAGTGGGCTCCTCCACACgcaacacactcacacacctcAGCTTAGCAG GTTGCAGCCGCCTGACAGACCGATGTCTGGTGTACCTGCGCCGTTTGTCCTGTCTGTCCGTACTGGACCTTCGCGGCTGCAAAGGTGTCTCGCGGCAAGCATGTGAAAGCTTTATCTCCGAGCTGTCTGTCAATGCCCTCTACTGCCTATCAGATGACAAACTCATCCAGAGGATATCGTAA
- the kdm2ab gene encoding lysine-specific demethylase 2A isoform X1: MEEESSRYSKRLRTGTRRRYQDDGISDDEIEGKRSFDLEEKLHCNRYNSDLVKIMDGKDFTLEYIQQEGLRDPIIFKKADGLGIKMPDPDFSVSDVKLFVGSRRMVDVMDVTTQKGIEMSMGQWRRYYETPPSEREKLYNVISLEFSHTKLEHLVKRPASVDMIDWVDNMWPRHLKERQRDSTNAIIDMQYPKVQKYCLMSVEGCFTDFHIDFGGTSVWYHIHKGGKVFWLIPPTPQNLELYENWVLSGKQGDIFLGDKATACQRIDLKQGYTFMIPSGWIHAVYTPMDTLVFGGNFLHSFNIPMQLNIYNIEDRTRVPAKFRYPFYFEMCWYVLERYLYCLTNTSHLTPEFQKHSLGIGLKKEDVIKQGGIDGDAGSEEKEDVEVKEEPEDEAALTLPARPGVKVHLTPFELEGLWELLHKLEDLPAHKKCVPAGIRNAPALLSDIRKLLEEHANDDPKLSYTGKPIVKWPKRPSWYQPPPPPLSLLYRPRAPGSGSVMPPVPRPVKPSSSISALRRRRVRCKRCEACLRIECGDCNYCRDMRKFGGPGRLKKSCVLRQCLAPALPLTAVCAICKEGYQESEDFESVQTLMECSECAQITHPECIKVHVPGEGVINKDLPSCWECPKCVQGKKTESSSSSDEETASNGGRLSGTPAKRAYREGIGVGGLRIGRRGRPPLSTSTPPLTRSRRQPPPSQRLLLQHQQNRKRAGALELQLRKRIKLERNKILQSTSSSVSLSPKLLRQRSLERGGVIRAGPGRSISRGRGMSSCRGRGVRLRGGGRGGGLRERMETEVERDDSVEEEQEERKENGQYNGKENRPQRRGVKAGEDENSDSHRNGESEGSSEGGEPTPSDTSVVLNDDVRGQGSCVTVTLQPSRGRRDPSAIVPKLEANLSSRSLPQNHKALLRPPLRNGAPRSDSPHSPVDRLHLNKSPLSSSHTLTRSTSKHSHVVRSLRSNFKGSPHRLTRERIGKKARSERAKSSDSCPSSTLRPSPEQNGGNEPGWEREVWVSVFRYLTRAELCVCMAVCKSWYKWGCDKRLWTRISLSQCRSISPQALTGIIKRQPVTLDLSGANISKKQLSWLINRLPGLKDLVLSGCNWASVSALSSPSCPLLRSLDLSWADGVKDAQIRDLLNPPGSDNRSQMKNMQCLWLCGLEVTEATLRLIIRHMPLLTRLELSHCPITDGALNLLSAVGSSTRNTLTHLSLAGCSRLTDRCLVYLRRLSCLSVLDLRGCKGVSRQACESFISELSVNALYCLSDDKLIQRIS, from the exons ATGGAAGAGGAGAGTTCACGTTATAGCAAACGCCTG CGGACTGGCACACGGCGGCGTTACCAGGATGATGGAATTTCAGATGATGAGATTGAAGGGAAGAGGTCCTTTGACCTTGAAGAGAAACTCCATTGTAACCGTTACAACTCGGATCTGGTCAAAATTATGGATGGGAAAG ACTTCACCTTGGAGTACATCCAACAGGAGGGACTCCGGGACCCCATTATCTTTAAGAAAGCAGATGGCCTTGGCATAAA GATGCCTGACCCGGACTTTAGTGTCAGTGATGTGAAATTGTTTGTGG GCAGTCGCAGGATGGTCGATGTGATGGATGTGACCACTCAAAAAGGCATTGAGATGTCAATGGGTCAGTGGAGGAGATACTACGAAACGCCGCCATCTGAGCGTGAAAAGCTGTACAATGTCATCAGCCTTGAGTTCAGTCACACAAAACTAGAGCATCTAGTCAAGAGACCTGCCTCA GTTGATATGATTGACTGGGTGGACAACATGTGGCCACGTCATCTtaaagaaagacagagagactCCACGAATGCCATTATAGACATGCAGTACCCTAAAGTACAGAA GTATTGTTTGATGAGTGTTGAAGGATGCTTCACAGATTTCCACATAGACTTTGGTGGTACATCAGTCTGGTATCACATCCACAAGGGAGGGAAG GTGTTCTGGCTAATCCCACCCACACCTCAAAACTTGGAGCTCTATGAGAACTGGGTGTTGTCAGGGAAGCAAGGTGACATCTTTCTTGGCGATAAAGCCACCGCATGCCAACGGATTGATCTAAAGCAAGGCTACACATTCATGATCCCCTCAG ggTGGATCCATGCAGTGTACACTCCGATGGATACTCTGGTGTTTGGGGGTAACTTTCTCCACAGCTTTAACATTCCCATGCAGCTCAACATTTACAACATTGAGGACCGCACACGG GTCCCTGCTAAGTTCCGCTACCCTTTCTACTTTGAGATGTGTTGGTACGTGTTGGAGCGTTACTTGTACTGTCTGACCAACACGTCTCACCTCACACCTGAGTTCCAGAAGCACTCACTGGGCATTG GGCTGAAGAAGGAAGATGTGATCAAACAAGGAGGAATTGACGGTGATGCAGGAAGTGAAGAGAAAGAGGATGTGGAGGTGAAGGAGGAGCCTGAGGATGAGGCAGCACTCACTCTTCCCGCTCGTCCAGGGGTGAAAGTTCACCTGACGCCCTTTGAGCTGGAGGGATTGTGGGAATTACTGCATAAGTTGGAGGATTTGCCAGCACACAAGAAATGTGTTCCAGCAGGCATCAGAAATGCTCCAGCACTGCTCAGTGACATACGG AAGCTGCTAGAGGAACATGCCAATGATGACCCCAAATTGTCTTACACTGGAAAACCAATTGTCAAATGGCCCAAAAGG CCCTCGTGGTATCAGCCGCCACCGCCGCCTCTGTCTCTGCTTTACCGCCCACGTGCTCCCGGTTCAGGCTCTGTGATGCCACCGGTTCCTCGGCCCGTGAAGCCGTCTTCCTCCATCTCAGCTCTGAGACGCAGACGTGTACGCTGCAAACGCTGTGAGGCCTGTCTGCGCATTGAGTGCGGCGACTGCAACTACTGTAGGGATATGAGGAAGTTTGGAGGACCTGGCAGACTCAAGAAGAGCTGTGTTCTTCGACAGTGTCTTGCA CCGGCGCTACCTCTTACTGCAGTATGTGCCATATGTAAGGAAGGCTATCAAGAGTCTGAAGACTTTGAGTCCGTCCAGACGCTCATGGAATGCTCCGAATGCGCTCAGATCACTCATCCAGAATGTATAAAGGTACAT GTACCCGGAGAGGGTGTTATCAATAAGGACCTTCCCAGTTGTTGGGAGTGTCCAAAATGTGTCCAGGGCAAGAAAACAGAG TCTTCCAGTAGTAGTGACGAGGAGACGGCGTCCAATGGCGGTCGCTTGTCTGGTACTCCAGCTAAGCGAGCATACAGAGAGGGAATTGGGGTGGGGGGCTTGCGTATAGGGCGCAGAGGTCGCCCGCCCCTCTCCACCTCCACCCCGCCTCTGACCCGCTCCAGACGGCAACCGCCCCCTTCCCAGAGACTCCTGCTGCAACACCAGCAAAACAGGAAGAGAGCAGGGGCACTGGAGTTACAGCTCAGGAAAAGA ATAAAATTGGAAAGGAACAAAATCCTCCAGTCG aCCAGTTcgtctgtctctctttctccaaAGCTCCTGCGTCAGCGGAGTCTGGAGAGAGGGGGTGTAATCAGAGCAGGACCTGGCCGGAGTATTTCCCGTGGCCGAGGGATGTCATCCTGTCGCGGAAGAGGGGTACGACTACGTGGCGGTGGAAGAGGTGGAGGTCTGAGAGAAAGAATGGAGACGGAAGTAGAAAGAGATGATTCTGTGGAAGAAGAACAGGAGGAAAGGAAAGAGAACGGACAGTATAATGGTAAAGAGAACCGTCCTCAGAGACGAGGCGTTAAAGCAGGTGAAGACGAGAACAGCGACAGTCATCGAAACGGAGAGAGCGAGGGGAGCAGCGAGGGAGGAGAGCCGACTCCGTCTGATACTTCTGTGGTGCTAAATGATGATGTCAGAGGCCAGGGGTCCTGCGTCACGGTGACGTTACAGCCATCGAGAGGTCGGCGCGACCCAAGCGCCATTGTTCCCAAATTGGAAGCCAACTTGTCTTCTAGAAGCCTTCCGCAAAACCACAAAGCCCTGCTCCGTCCCCCATTGAGAAATGGCGCCCCTCGCTCAGACAGTCCTCATTCGCCTGTGGACAGATTGCACCTAAACAAATCACCTCTTTCATCATCACACACTCTGACGAGGAGCACATCGAAACACTCACACGTGGTGCGGAGTCTGAGATCAAACTTTAAAGGCTCCCCTCACCGGCTAACTCGAGAGAGAATTGGGAAAAAGGCTCGATCGGAAAGGGCAAAGTCATCCGACTCCTGTCCCAGTTCCACCTTACGGCCCTCGCCGGAGCAGAACGGAGGGAACGAGCCAGGCTGGGAGAGAGAGGTTTGGGTGTCCGTGTTCCGCTACTTGACCCGTGCAGAGCTGTGCGTTTGCATGGCCGTTTGCAAGAGTTGGTACAAATG GGGCTGTGACAAGCGTTTATGGACGCGGATCAGTCTGAGCCAGTGCCGCTCTATAAGTCCACAGGCCCTCACAGGCATCATCAAACGGCAGCCTGTCACACTGGACCTCTCCGGGGCCAACATCTCCAAGAAGCAGCTCAGTTGGCTCATCAATCGCCTGCCAG GCCTTAAAGATCTGGTGCTATCAGGGTGTAATTGGGCATCAGTTTCCGCACTGAGCTCTCCAAGCTGTCCTTTACTGCGCTCTTTAGACCTGAGCTGGGCAGACGGAGTCAAGGACGCTCAAATCAGGGATCTGCTGAACCCACCAG GCAGTGATAACCGTTCCCAGATGAAGAATATGCAGTGCTTGTGGCTGTGCGGTCTGGAGGTGACTGAAGCCACGCTGAGGCTGATCATCAGACACATGCCTCTGCTCACACGCCTGGAGCTCTCGCATTGTCCCATCACAGATGGTGCTCTCAACCTCCTCAGCGCAGTGGGCTCCTCCACACgcaacacactcacacacctcAGCTTAGCAG GTTGCAGCCGCCTGACAGACCGATGTCTGGTGTACCTGCGCCGTTTGTCCTGTCTGTCCGTACTGGACCTTCGCGGCTGCAAAGGTGTCTCGCGGCAAGCATGTGAAAGCTTTATCTCCGAGCTGTCTGTCAATGCCCTCTACTGCCTATCAGATGACAAACTCATCCAGAGGATATCGTAA